The Elusimicrobiota bacterium genome segment CGCTGCACGCCGCGCTGGAGGAGTACAAGAAGGTCGAGGCGCTGCTGGAGGAGCTGCTCGCGGACCCGACGCTGCAGCACGACAAGGCCGAGGCCATCGCCTACCACGCCTTCGTGGAGAACGAGCGCCGGGCGCTGCAGTACACCCTCCAGCTGCGCGACTACCACGACTTCCTGCTCAACAACGACGAGCCGCAGAAGGCCGCGCTCCTGGGCGAGGTCCTCCCGCACCAGCAGGCCCACGGCGTCGTCTCCGAGTACCTGCGGCGCTGGCGCCAGAAGGTGGACCGCCACATCGTCTCCGCGAAGGCCTACGCCGACTTCTACAACGACGACGCGGTCACCGGGGCCATTCCGTCGCAGGAGGAGGGCTGCCTCGCTCCGATGGTCACGCAGCAGTGGCGCATCCGGTACGCCGCCACCCGGATCGAGACGTGGCTGCAGAAGCACCCCGGCGAGAAGGTCAAGGTGCTCGACTACGGCTGCTTCGACGGCCTCTCGGCCATCCCGCTGCTCGCCGCCATCGGCCCGGAGCGCCTGGGGCAGTACATCGCGATGGACATCAAGCAGGACGCCCTCGACCGCTTCAAGGCGAGGCTCGAGAGGTTTCCGCAGCTGGCGCCCTTCAAGGACAAGGTGCTCTTCGTCCACGGCGACGAGGACTGCCTGGGCGCGGTCGGCAAGGCGGACCTCGTCGTCTGCATGGAGGTGATCGAGCACGTCCAGATGCCCGGTGCGTTCCTCGACCGCCTCCTGCGGAAGGCGGACCCGGAGCAGGGCGAGGTAGTCATCTCGACCCCCTGGGGCTCGTTCGACAAGGGCCTGCCGCCGGGGAAGACGGCCTGGGGGACGATGCGCGACGAGCGCGGCCACCTGCGCGCGATGCTGCCGCGGGACATGGTCGAGATGGCCGAGCAGGAGCTGGGCCGCGTCGTGGACATGGAGACGGAACTCGTCCCCGGCGGGCTCCACGCCTCGTTCTGCGCGTCCATCAAGCCGATCACCGGCTACTCCGCGTCCTACCGGCCCAAGGCGGCGAGCTTCTACGTCCCCGCGGCGCTGTGGGACTGGAACGCGAGCCACGTCTACCGGACCGGCATTGGCGCCAGCGAGGAAACCATCGTCTACCTCGCCCGCGAGCTGGCGAAGAACGACCGCCGCGCCGTGTCGGTCTACGGGCCGCTGCCGACCTTCGGCGTCGTGCCCGGCGAGGAGGTCAAGGACCGCGTCGCGTACTGGCCCAACGAGCAGCTGTACAAGGTCCAGACCGGCAAACTCATCGTCTCCCGCTACCCCTCGCTGGGCGTCAAGGCCGAGGTCGGGGAGGGGGTCCCGAAGATCCTCTGGCTGCAGGACGCCGTCTACCCGGACCTGACGCCCGAGATCGCGGACGCCTACGAGCGCATCGTGGTCGTCAGCGACTGGCACAAGCAGGCCATGCACGAGCGCCACGGCGTGCCGCTCGACAAGATGAGCGTGGCCTACAACTTCCTGCTCAAGGAGCACTTCCGGCCGGCGCAGCTGCCGGAGAGGCAGAAGCACCGCTTCATCTACGCCAGCTCGCCGGACCGCGGCCTGCTGACGCTGCTGCAGATGTGGCCCGAGATCCGGAAGATGTGGCCCGACGCCACCCTGTCGATCTTCTACGGGTGGGAGGGCTGCAAGAAGCTCTCAGCCAACAACCCGACCTGGGCGGTGAGCTTCCGC includes the following:
- a CDS encoding methyltransferase domain-containing protein, translating into LHAALEEYKKVEALLEELLADPTLQHDKAEAIAYHAFVENERRALQYTLQLRDYHDFLLNNDEPQKAALLGEVLPHQQAHGVVSEYLRRWRQKVDRHIVSAKAYADFYNDDAVTGAIPSQEEGCLAPMVTQQWRIRYAATRIETWLQKHPGEKVKVLDYGCFDGLSAIPLLAAIGPERLGQYIAMDIKQDALDRFKARLERFPQLAPFKDKVLFVHGDEDCLGAVGKADLVVCMEVIEHVQMPGAFLDRLLRKADPEQGEVVISTPWGSFDKGLPPGKTAWGTMRDERGHLRAMLPRDMVEMAEQELGRVVDMETELVPGGLHASFCASIKPITGYSASYRPKAASFYVPAALWDWNASHVYRTGIGASEETIVYLARELAKNDRRAVSVYGPLPTFGVVPGEEVKDRVAYWPNEQLYKVQTGKLIVSRYPSLGVKAEVGEGVPKILWLQDAVYPDLTPEIADAYERIVVVSDWHKQAMHERHGVPLDKMSVAYNFLLKEHFRPAQLPERQKHRFIYASSPDRGLLTLLQMWPEIRKMWPDATLSIFYGWEGCKKLSANNPTWAVSFRKMWAQWEALSRQPGVENIGRVNHERIAYEMLRSDIWFYPSVEAGYTFEETGCSNASKARAAGCIPVYHPVAALNETAACDQSLALAQWAKGESFEHYQDRCLDLLHVAGDTDDSDRQQMMDEALEQFEIGAFMARWEEWLK